One window of the Xenopus tropicalis strain Nigerian chromosome 10, UCB_Xtro_10.0, whole genome shotgun sequence genome contains the following:
- the adrm1 gene encoding proteasomal ubiquitin receptor ADRM1 → MSSGALFPSLVPGSRGSSSKYLVEFRAGKMSLKGSTVTPDKRKGLVYIQQTDDSLIHFCWKDRTSGSVEDDLIIFPDDCEFKRVSQCTTGRVYVLKFKAGSKRLFFWMQEPKTDKDEEYCRKVNEYLNNPPMPGALGGSGSGGHELSALGGEGGLQSLLGNMSHNQLMQLIGPTGLGGLGGLGALTGPGLASLLGSGGPTTSSSSSSSRSQSAAVTPSSTTSSTRTTSAPAAPAAAPATTPSPAVSSNDGASAATSPTQPIQLSDLQNILATMNVPATGEGGQQVDLASVLTPEIMAPILANAEVQERLMPYLPSGESLPQTADEIQNTLTSPQFQQALSMFSAALASGQLGPLMSQFGLPADAVDAANKGDIEAFAKAMQTTSSQKERESSEKKEEEEDMSLD, encoded by the exons ATGTCGTCCGGAGCGCTGTTTCCCAGTTTGGTCCCCGGCTCTCGGGGTTCCTCCAGCAAATACCTCGTGGAGTTCCGAGCCGGCAAAATGTCCCTAAAGGGCAGCACGGTGACGCCGGACAAAAGGAAGGGTCTCGTTTACATCCAGCAAACGGACGACTCTCTCATTCACTTCTGCTGGAAGGACAGAACATCAGGCAGCGTGGAGGAT GATCTGATCATCTTTCCAGACGACTGTGAGTTCAAGAGAGTGTCGCAGTGCACCACGGGGCGCGTGTATGTGCTCAAGTTCAAGGCCGGCTCCAAGAGGCTCTTTTTCTGGATGCAG GAGCCCAAGACTGATAAGGACGAGGAATATTGCAGAAAGGTTAACGAGTATCTAAATAACCCGCCAATGCCCGGCGCCCTTGGGGGAAGTGGCAGCGGTGGCCACGAACTTTCTGCCCTGGGAG GAGAAGGTGGATTGCAAAGCCTGCTGGGAAACATGAGCCATAACCAACTCATGCAGCTGATCGGGCCCACTGGACTCGGAGGACTCG GGGGGCTTGGAGCTTTAACTGGACCAGGATTGGCCAGTCTGTTGGGCAGCGGTGGACCCACAACAAGCAGTTCTTCTTCCAG TTCTCGCAGCCAATCGGCAGCTGTCACTCCATCGTCCACAACATCCTCAACACGAACAACGTCTGCCCCTGCTGCTCCGGCTGCAGCACCGGCCACAACCCCAAGCCCGGCTGTCAGCTCCAATGACGGGGCCAGTGCAGCGACTAGCCCCACCCAGCCTATTCAGCTGAGTGACCTGCAGAACATCTTGGCCACGATGAATGTCCCTGCCACAGGGGAAGGAGGCCAGCAAG TGGATCTTGCCAGTGTTCTCACCCCAGAGATTATGGCTCCAATCCTGGCTAATGCTGAAGTCCAGGAGAGACTGATGCCTTACCTTCCATCAGGGGAATCCCTTCCTCAGACAGCAGATGAGATCCAGAACACACTAACCTCCCCACAGTTTCAGCAG GCTCTGAGTATGTTTAGTGCGGCGCTGGCATCCGGACAGCTGGGACCACTGATGAGTCAGTTTGGCCTGCCTGCAGATGCCGTAGATGCAGCCAATAAAGGAG ATATCGAGGCCTTCGCCAAAGCGATGCAGACCACATCCTCGCAAAAGGAGCGAGAGTCCAGCGAGaagaaagaggaggaggaggatatgAGCTTAGATTAA